A single region of the Nocardioides ochotonae genome encodes:
- the cofD gene encoding 2-phospho-L-lactate transferase, with the protein MQKITVLSGGMGGARFLQGLLHGVATGALPGVAPDAEVTVVANTADDLWVHGLKVCPDLDTVMYTLGDGIDPERGWGRRDETWSVKEDLAAYGVEPTWFGLGDRDVATHLVRTQMLDAGFPLSAVTRALCQRWQPGVTLLPMSDDRVETHVVVADPESPSGRAVMHFQEYWIRLRAGVPALDLVFVGMDSCTPAPGVVESIRDADLVLVPPSNPVVSIGTILGVPGIRETLRATSAPVVGLSPIVGGGHVRGMADQMLAAIGVEVSAEAVGLHYGARSAGGVLDGWLVDERDAAAVPALQAAGLAARAVPLMMSDVDATAAMAAAAVELVR; encoded by the coding sequence ATGCAGAAGATCACGGTGCTGTCCGGAGGCATGGGCGGCGCCCGATTCCTCCAAGGTCTCCTCCACGGCGTCGCCACCGGCGCCCTGCCCGGAGTCGCGCCCGACGCGGAGGTCACCGTCGTGGCCAACACGGCCGACGACCTCTGGGTGCACGGTCTGAAGGTCTGCCCGGACCTCGACACCGTGATGTACACCCTCGGCGACGGGATCGACCCGGAGCGTGGCTGGGGCCGGCGCGACGAGACCTGGAGTGTCAAGGAGGACCTCGCGGCGTACGGCGTGGAGCCCACCTGGTTCGGCCTCGGCGACCGCGACGTGGCCACGCACCTGGTGCGCACCCAGATGCTGGACGCCGGGTTCCCGCTCTCCGCGGTGACCCGCGCCCTGTGCCAGCGCTGGCAGCCCGGGGTCACCCTGCTGCCGATGTCCGACGACCGTGTCGAGACCCACGTGGTGGTCGCGGACCCCGAGTCCCCGAGCGGCCGCGCCGTGATGCACTTCCAGGAGTACTGGATCCGGCTGCGCGCCGGCGTCCCGGCGCTCGACCTGGTCTTCGTCGGCATGGACAGCTGCACGCCGGCGCCCGGTGTCGTGGAGTCGATCCGCGACGCCGACCTGGTCCTGGTCCCGCCGTCCAACCCGGTGGTCAGCATCGGCACGATCCTCGGCGTGCCGGGCATCCGGGAGACGCTGCGCGCGACCTCGGCACCCGTCGTCGGTCTCTCTCCCATCGTCGGGGGCGGCCACGTGCGCGGCATGGCCGACCAGATGCTCGCCGCGATCGGCGTGGAGGTCAGCGCCGAGGCGGTCGGCCTGCACTACGGCGCCCGCTCGGCCGGCGGCGTGCTCGACGGCTGGCTGGTCGACGAGCGTGACGCCGCCGCCGTCCCGGCCCTCCAGGCGGCCGGCCTCGCGGCGCGCGCCGTACCGCTGATGATGAGCGACGTCGATGCCACCGCGGCGATGGCCGCGGCCGCGGTCGAGCTCGTCCGGTGA
- the cofE gene encoding coenzyme F420-0:L-glutamate ligase: MSLPDDSAGPGGRVEACAPDGLPEVRAGDDLVALLLPLVDLADGDVLVVTSKVVSKAEGRVRTGDRDEALAGETARVVARRGPTTIVRTHHGLTMAAAGIDASNVELGSIVLLPQDPDASARALRAAVHERTGRNVGVVVTDTAGRAWREGQTDIAVGAAGLVVAESFAGRHDAHGNPLAVTAPAVADEIAGLAELAQGKLGGRPVAVVRGRADLVLPVGADGPGAAALIRREGGDLFGYGAREAVVRALRGDPGDQLPFGAPAPPEELLAALHEVLGEPADARLEDDAVTVRESAAGPALAALAFAFGWRVEDEPVRSGGDEPRGLVRLRPTSP; encoded by the coding sequence GTGAGCCTCCCCGACGACTCCGCCGGCCCGGGCGGCCGGGTCGAGGCGTGCGCGCCCGACGGCCTCCCCGAGGTGCGCGCCGGTGACGACCTGGTCGCCCTGCTGCTCCCACTGGTGGACCTCGCCGACGGCGACGTCCTCGTGGTGACCAGCAAGGTGGTCAGCAAGGCCGAGGGCCGGGTCCGCACCGGCGACCGCGACGAGGCGCTGGCCGGCGAGACCGCGCGGGTGGTCGCCCGCCGCGGGCCCACGACCATCGTGCGCACCCACCACGGCCTGACCATGGCCGCCGCCGGCATCGACGCCTCCAACGTCGAGCTCGGCTCGATCGTGCTGCTGCCGCAGGACCCCGACGCCTCCGCCCGCGCGCTGCGGGCGGCGGTCCACGAGCGGACCGGGCGCAACGTCGGCGTGGTCGTCACCGACACCGCCGGGCGCGCCTGGCGCGAGGGCCAGACCGACATCGCGGTCGGCGCCGCGGGCCTGGTCGTCGCCGAGAGCTTCGCCGGGCGCCACGACGCGCACGGCAACCCGCTCGCCGTCACGGCGCCTGCGGTGGCCGACGAGATCGCCGGCCTGGCCGAGCTCGCCCAGGGCAAGCTCGGCGGGCGACCCGTCGCCGTCGTGCGCGGGCGCGCCGATCTGGTGCTCCCGGTCGGCGCGGACGGGCCCGGCGCCGCCGCGCTGATTCGCCGCGAGGGCGGCGACCTGTTCGGGTACGGCGCCCGCGAGGCCGTCGTACGAGCGCTGCGGGGGGACCCCGGCGACCAGCTCCCGTTCGGTGCCCCGGCCCCGCCCGAGGAGCTCCTCGCCGCCCTCCACGAGGTGCTCGGCGAGCCCGCCGACGCGCGGCTCGAGGACGACGCCGTGACGGTGCGGGAGTCCGCCGCCGGCCCCGCGCTGGCCGCCCTCGCCTTCGCCTTCGGGTGGCGCGTCGAGGACGAGCCGGTCCGGTCGGGTGGCGACGAACCGCGCGGTCTCGTCCGACTTCGCCCCACCAGTCCGTAG
- a CDS encoding DUF3105 domain-containing protein, translating to MAKKSAKSDRQAVIDELRRKQKGAERRRGYAIVAVCVVVALAVLAYPVWSIVADSREKSQYSDVALADIGAPASVCQDIVTKPAEGSNEHRPSGEQVTYTESPPAFGPHWNEANLAPDPMGRKFYTAEDRPELESLIHNSEHGYNIIWYDETAAADKETIAQIRAIADKFSGTTNLRNKFKAVPWTAEDEAEHGGEWPKDTHVAFTHWSVGGAGETDPTKQVGVWQYCSDVSGEAFDSFVQDYPYLDSPEPNAM from the coding sequence GTGGCCAAGAAGTCAGCCAAGTCGGACCGCCAGGCGGTCATCGACGAACTCCGTCGCAAGCAGAAGGGCGCCGAGCGGCGCCGCGGCTACGCCATCGTCGCGGTCTGCGTGGTCGTCGCCCTCGCGGTCCTCGCCTACCCGGTGTGGTCGATCGTCGCCGACAGTCGTGAGAAGTCGCAGTACTCCGACGTCGCGCTCGCCGACATCGGCGCGCCCGCGTCGGTCTGCCAGGACATCGTGACCAAGCCGGCCGAGGGCAGCAACGAGCACCGCCCCAGCGGCGAGCAGGTCACCTACACCGAGTCGCCCCCGGCGTTCGGCCCGCACTGGAACGAGGCGAACCTCGCCCCGGACCCGATGGGCCGCAAGTTCTACACCGCCGAGGACCGTCCCGAGCTCGAGTCGCTGATCCACAACTCCGAGCACGGCTACAACATCATCTGGTACGACGAGACCGCCGCCGCGGACAAGGAGACCATCGCGCAGATCCGCGCGATCGCCGACAAGTTCTCCGGCACCACCAACCTGCGCAACAAGTTCAAGGCCGTGCCGTGGACCGCGGAGGACGAGGCCGAGCACGGCGGCGAGTGGCCGAAGGACACCCACGTGGCCTTCACCCACTGGTCGGTGGGCGGCGCCGGCGAGACCGACCCGACCAAGCAGGTCGGCGTGTGGCAGTACTGCTCCGACGTCAGCGGCGAGGCCTTCGACAGCTTCGTGCAGGACTACCCCTACCTGGACTCCCCCGAGCCCAACGCGATGTGA
- a CDS encoding mannose-1-phosphate guanylyltransferase yields the protein MPAIDHFWAVIPAGGAGTRLWPLSRQSSPKFLRDLTGSGRTLLQETHDRLVPLAEDRFLVVTGAAHREAVAAQLDDLAPEAILAEPSARDSMAAIGLAAAILERTDPEAVMGSFAADHVIDDPAVFADAVRTAVEVARAGWLVTLGIEPTFPSAAFGYIHVGEPLEGHPGAAAVREFVEKPTVEVARGYLEDGAHRWNAGMFVVRPRVLLDLLAEWHPVFAARLRELAADLSRLEEIWPTLPKIALDHAIAEPAAAAGRVATVPAAFGWDDIGDFDSLATLLDQAREHGAVGTTVLGDEDLVHVVESSGLVIPRGGRMVAVVGLDDIVVVDTPDAVLVTTRARAQQVKQVVSGLQHAGRGDLT from the coding sequence ATGCCAGCCATCGACCACTTCTGGGCCGTGATCCCGGCCGGCGGCGCCGGAACCCGGCTCTGGCCGCTCTCGCGGCAGTCCTCACCCAAGTTCCTGCGCGACCTCACCGGAAGCGGGCGCACCCTGCTCCAGGAGACCCACGACCGGCTGGTCCCGCTCGCCGAGGACCGGTTCCTGGTGGTCACCGGTGCGGCGCACCGCGAGGCGGTCGCCGCGCAGCTCGACGACCTGGCCCCCGAGGCGATCCTGGCCGAGCCCTCGGCCCGTGACTCGATGGCCGCCATCGGCCTCGCCGCGGCGATCCTGGAGCGCACCGACCCCGAGGCGGTGATGGGCTCCTTCGCCGCCGACCACGTGATCGACGACCCCGCCGTGTTCGCCGACGCCGTCCGTACGGCCGTCGAGGTGGCGCGGGCCGGCTGGCTGGTGACGCTCGGCATCGAGCCCACCTTCCCCTCCGCGGCGTTCGGCTACATCCACGTCGGTGAGCCGCTGGAGGGTCACCCGGGCGCCGCCGCGGTGCGCGAGTTCGTCGAGAAGCCGACCGTCGAGGTCGCCCGCGGCTACCTCGAGGACGGTGCCCACCGCTGGAACGCCGGCATGTTCGTGGTCCGGCCGCGGGTGCTGCTGGACCTGCTCGCCGAGTGGCACCCGGTCTTCGCCGCCCGCCTGCGCGAGCTCGCCGCGGACCTCTCCCGGCTGGAGGAGATCTGGCCGACGCTGCCGAAGATCGCCCTCGACCACGCGATCGCCGAGCCGGCTGCCGCGGCGGGTCGGGTCGCGACGGTCCCGGCCGCCTTCGGCTGGGACGACATCGGCGACTTCGACTCCCTCGCCACGCTGCTCGACCAGGCGCGCGAGCACGGCGCCGTCGGGACGACCGTGCTGGGCGACGAGGATCTGGTCCACGTGGTGGAGAGCAGCGGCCTGGTGATCCCGCGCGGCGGGCGGATGGTCGCGGTGGTCGGCCTCGACGACATCGTCGTGGTGGACACCCCCGACGCCGTCCTGGTGACCACGCGGGCCCGCGCGCAGCAGGTGAAGCAGGTCGTGAGCGGGCTCCAGCACGCCGGCCGCGGCGACCTGACCTGA
- a CDS encoding TIGR03089 family protein, with amino-acid sequence MTMTFSSVLAGLLRRDAGRPLVTYYDHASGERVELSVTTYANWVAKAASLLVDEHDLERGDRLCIDLPPHWLGTVFLGAAWSAGLTVTDGDDADAVVTGPEGLEHWAPRAASMPVLACSLLPLGVGFRDPLPPHVHDVGVEIWSQPDSFIPVDPAQPGDVATDFPIGRVSQAQLWSTAAAGGLLTDGGRLLSVANPASPPGIATVTEPFARNGSLVLVAHADPQQLEATYAAERATARFPRIEHQD; translated from the coding sequence ATGACGATGACGTTCTCGAGTGTCCTCGCCGGGCTGCTGCGCCGCGACGCCGGCCGCCCCCTGGTGACGTACTACGACCACGCCAGCGGGGAGCGGGTGGAGCTCTCCGTGACCACCTATGCCAACTGGGTCGCCAAGGCCGCCTCGCTCCTGGTCGACGAGCACGACCTCGAGCGCGGCGACCGGCTCTGCATCGACCTGCCGCCGCACTGGCTGGGCACGGTGTTCCTCGGCGCCGCGTGGAGCGCCGGCCTCACGGTGACCGACGGCGACGACGCGGACGCGGTCGTCACCGGCCCCGAGGGCCTGGAGCACTGGGCCCCGCGCGCGGCCTCGATGCCCGTGCTGGCCTGCTCCCTGCTCCCGCTGGGCGTGGGCTTCCGCGACCCGCTGCCGCCGCACGTCCACGACGTCGGGGTGGAGATCTGGTCCCAGCCCGACTCCTTCATCCCCGTGGACCCCGCGCAGCCGGGCGACGTCGCGACCGACTTCCCGATCGGCCGGGTCAGCCAGGCACAGCTGTGGAGCACGGCCGCCGCCGGTGGACTTCTCACCGACGGCGGCCGTCTTCTCTCGGTGGCGAACCCGGCTTCCCCACCGGGGATCGCCACCGTCACCGAGCCGTTCGCACGCAACGGCTCGTTGGTCCTGGTCGCCCACGCCGACCCGCAGCAGCTCGAGGCGACGTACGCCGCCGAGCGTGCCACGGCCCGCTTCCCGCGCATCGAGCACCAGGACTGA
- a CDS encoding FG-GAP-like repeat-containing protein, which yields MPSNKSRFVTACQQLLALGVVVAVLTPAASVVSLDVVHRDPAGVPAAGGVGPAYARVSTEASLVPAEPVEATVEEFALTAPSVAAHGRVAVPQLEAEQARTPEGAAVLTSTPQDVEGYGAVGVTWSAEAALGESDIELSARTRTGGRWSEWTPLEYHDEHGPDAGSLEASRVRPGTDELLVGEVDQVQVQAVAATGELPADLRLAVVDPGEATRTQTERAAIDPTVEDDAAAEGTEGAEGTDGLELQAATTAPRPTIYSRAQWGANESLRDKGSLSYGKVTAGFVHHTVNANNYTKEQVPGIIRSIYAYHTQSRGWSDVGYNFLVDRFGRIWEGRAGGVDKAVVGAHTLGYNESSFAMSAIGNFETAQPSAAVVQAYGALFAWKLGIHGVDAGSKRQQVAGRTFPAINGHRDAGSTACPGRYLYAKLGAIRSAAVAAQKKKTPTPPPTPTPPPTPTPPPTPTLTPATVDANLAGTAADDLVVRRAADGRLLVVPTGGLTRFLPPRAVTGNFGRYSAVVASADLTGDGRPDLLVRARDGRAGVRPGLASGRFAKVVRWGPLFADLDLITAVGDLDADGRNDLVGRVPGKRKLTIVRGNGRGGFGTRVVKGWNWDTYDRLVGAGDVTGDRRPDLIARDTDGRLWLHRGTAAGGFAKRVAIAGGWGGYDTIVGYGDYNRDGHRDLFARAAGSGRGFVHPGRGDGTFGPRLGLVDEVRGVRGLTSGGNVLGSAEPDLIGRVGDDLVVVQHAGTVELERPVDTGYSAGAIDVLLVVGDWDKDGHVDVITRTGGTGKLFLRRGDGTGKLAKPQRISNAFAGVSELRAVGDVDRDGFPDLLGRAADGSTQVYLGKGLAGFGRTVPAPTSLARRAVGTLAGYDWVLPERQVDGVGARDTVARLKRNGRLHLLPAGTGKPRLLGEGMGVYDLAG from the coding sequence ATGCCTTCGAACAAAAGCCGTTTCGTCACCGCCTGCCAGCAACTGCTGGCGCTCGGTGTCGTGGTCGCCGTACTGACCCCTGCCGCCAGCGTCGTCTCCCTCGACGTGGTGCACCGTGACCCCGCCGGCGTGCCCGCGGCAGGGGGAGTCGGGCCGGCGTACGCCCGTGTCTCCACCGAGGCCTCGCTGGTCCCGGCAGAGCCGGTCGAGGCGACGGTCGAGGAGTTCGCGCTGACCGCTCCGAGCGTCGCCGCCCACGGCCGCGTCGCGGTCCCGCAGCTCGAGGCCGAGCAGGCACGCACGCCCGAGGGTGCCGCGGTCCTCACCAGCACGCCCCAGGACGTCGAGGGGTACGGCGCGGTGGGCGTGACCTGGTCGGCCGAGGCCGCGCTGGGGGAGTCCGACATCGAGCTCTCCGCGCGCACCCGCACCGGTGGGCGCTGGTCGGAGTGGACGCCGCTGGAGTACCACGACGAGCACGGCCCGGACGCCGGCAGCCTGGAGGCGTCCCGCGTGCGCCCCGGCACCGACGAGCTGCTGGTCGGCGAGGTGGACCAGGTGCAGGTGCAGGCGGTGGCCGCCACGGGCGAGCTGCCGGCCGACCTGCGCCTCGCGGTCGTCGACCCGGGCGAGGCGACCCGCACCCAGACCGAGCGCGCCGCCATCGACCCGACCGTCGAGGACGACGCGGCGGCGGAGGGCACGGAGGGCGCCGAGGGCACCGACGGTCTGGAGCTGCAGGCCGCCACCACGGCCCCGCGTCCGACGATCTACTCGCGCGCCCAGTGGGGCGCCAACGAGAGCCTGCGCGACAAGGGCTCCCTGAGCTACGGCAAGGTGACCGCCGGGTTCGTGCACCACACGGTCAACGCCAACAACTACACGAAGGAGCAGGTGCCCGGGATCATCCGGAGCATCTACGCCTACCACACCCAGTCGCGCGGCTGGTCCGACGTCGGCTACAACTTCCTCGTCGACCGCTTCGGCCGCATCTGGGAGGGCCGCGCCGGCGGCGTCGACAAGGCCGTCGTGGGCGCGCACACCCTCGGCTACAACGAGTCCTCCTTCGCGATGTCGGCGATCGGCAACTTCGAGACCGCCCAGCCCAGCGCCGCCGTGGTGCAGGCCTACGGCGCGCTCTTCGCCTGGAAGCTCGGCATCCACGGTGTCGACGCGGGCTCGAAGCGCCAGCAGGTCGCGGGCCGCACCTTCCCCGCGATCAACGGACACCGCGACGCGGGCTCCACCGCCTGCCCGGGGCGCTACCTCTACGCCAAGCTCGGTGCCATCCGCAGCGCCGCCGTCGCCGCGCAGAAGAAGAAGACCCCGACGCCTCCGCCGACGCCCACGCCGCCTCCCACCCCGACGCCCCCGCCGACGCCGACGCTCACCCCGGCCACCGTGGACGCCAACCTCGCCGGCACCGCCGCCGACGACCTGGTCGTGCGCCGGGCCGCTGACGGCCGGCTCCTCGTGGTGCCGACCGGCGGCCTCACCCGGTTCCTTCCGCCCCGCGCCGTCACCGGCAACTTCGGCCGCTACAGCGCCGTCGTCGCCTCTGCCGACCTCACCGGCGACGGTCGCCCCGACCTGCTGGTGCGCGCCCGCGACGGCCGCGCCGGGGTCCGCCCGGGCCTGGCATCGGGTCGCTTCGCGAAGGTGGTCCGCTGGGGCCCGCTGTTCGCCGACCTCGACCTGATCACTGCGGTGGGCGACCTCGACGCCGACGGGCGCAACGACCTGGTCGGCCGCGTCCCGGGCAAGCGCAAGCTCACGATCGTGCGTGGCAACGGCCGCGGCGGCTTCGGCACCCGCGTCGTCAAGGGCTGGAACTGGGACACCTACGACCGCCTCGTCGGTGCCGGTGACGTCACCGGCGACCGCCGCCCGGACCTGATCGCCCGCGACACCGACGGCCGGCTGTGGCTGCACCGCGGCACCGCCGCCGGCGGCTTCGCCAAGCGGGTCGCGATCGCAGGCGGCTGGGGGGGCTACGACACCATCGTCGGCTACGGCGACTACAACCGCGACGGCCACCGCGACCTGTTCGCGCGTGCGGCGGGCTCCGGGCGCGGCTTCGTGCACCCCGGCCGCGGTGACGGCACGTTCGGGCCGCGCCTCGGGCTGGTCGACGAGGTGCGCGGGGTCCGCGGCCTCACCAGTGGCGGCAACGTGCTGGGCAGCGCCGAGCCCGACCTGATCGGCCGGGTCGGCGACGACCTCGTGGTGGTGCAGCACGCCGGCACCGTCGAGCTCGAGCGGCCGGTCGACACCGGCTACTCCGCGGGCGCCATCGACGTGCTGCTCGTCGTGGGGGACTGGGACAAGGACGGCCACGTCGACGTGATCACCCGCACCGGAGGCACCGGCAAGCTGTTCCTGCGCCGCGGCGACGGCACCGGCAAGCTGGCCAAGCCGCAGCGGATCTCCAACGCCTTCGCCGGGGTCAGCGAGCTGCGTGCGGTCGGCGACGTCGACCGCGACGGCTTCCCCGACCTCCTCGGCCGTGCGGCCGACGGCTCGACGCAGGTCTACCTCGGCAAGGGACTGGCCGGCTTCGGCCGCACCGTCCCGGCCCCGACCAGCCTCGCCCGGCGCGCTGTCGGCACCCTCGCCGGCTACGACTGGGTGCTGCCCGAGCGCCAGGTCGACGGCGTGGGCGCCCGCGACACGGTGGCCCGGCTGAAGCGCAACGGACGCCTCCACCTCCTGCCGGCGGGCACCGGGAAGCCCCGGCTCCTCGGCGAGGGGATGGGGGTCTACGACCTGGCGGGCTGA
- a CDS encoding glycosyltransferase, whose product MTNAPADHEERTGQDGFRIVQRVLMRPDQELDVQALYLGGVSGFGGGDSETRQSGTDHEGDEDDSAGSYEADRGMTGFGRVNAVGHAVAEPAKRLTFGTYFNAFPASYWRRWTEFESVRLTMRVRGRGSIVVYRSTSKGHVLRARSINVDADVTETKVVDLELKPFIDGGWYWFDLEAGDEELVLESADWGFETERTTPGRLTIGITTFNRPQFCVDQLLNLSTDPAVLEILDEVIVVDQGTQQVEDNADFARAAKALGSKLRVIKQANLGGSGGFSRAMNEGVERGTSDYVLLLDDDVVCELEGILRAVAFADLNKTPTIVGGQMFSLYDRSVMHAYGETLAAWKWFWGPAPSTVHGHNFAQRSLRSTSWLHRRVDVDFNGWWMCLIPTSVIKEIGLSMPMFIKWDDAEFGVRARAAGFPTVTMPGVAVWHVPWTEKDDTLDWQAYFHERNRLVSGLLHSPYDRGGRLVMESFENHAKRMVSMQYGTGETILLALEDVLAGPERMHRDMTYRVKEIREIRARYGDGVAKPGLDDFPAPRRKKPPRRGRAVVSPTTTVGKVKTAAVGLLRQVRPVRELAHEHPETIIPHVDQRWWRLAQLDSAIVSSADGMTAAWYRRQPAEFRSQMVRSAKLHARLRQEWPALAERYREALPELTSPETWKQTFEGLEDTYRD is encoded by the coding sequence GTGACCAACGCCCCCGCAGACCACGAGGAGCGCACCGGGCAGGACGGCTTCCGCATCGTCCAGCGCGTGCTCATGCGTCCGGACCAGGAGCTCGACGTCCAGGCCCTCTACCTCGGCGGAGTGTCCGGTTTCGGCGGTGGTGATTCCGAGACCCGCCAGTCGGGCACGGACCACGAGGGCGACGAGGACGACAGCGCCGGCTCCTACGAGGCCGACCGCGGCATGACCGGCTTCGGTCGGGTCAACGCGGTGGGCCACGCCGTCGCCGAGCCCGCCAAGCGGCTCACCTTCGGCACGTACTTCAACGCGTTCCCCGCCAGCTACTGGCGCCGGTGGACCGAGTTCGAGTCGGTGCGCCTCACGATGCGCGTGCGTGGACGCGGCTCGATCGTGGTCTACCGCTCGACCTCCAAGGGCCACGTGCTGCGCGCCCGCTCCATCAACGTCGACGCCGACGTGACGGAGACCAAGGTCGTGGACCTCGAGCTCAAGCCGTTCATCGACGGTGGCTGGTACTGGTTCGACCTCGAGGCCGGCGACGAGGAGCTGGTGCTCGAGAGCGCCGACTGGGGCTTCGAGACCGAGCGGACCACGCCGGGCCGCCTCACCATCGGCATCACGACGTTCAACCGTCCGCAGTTCTGCGTCGACCAGCTGCTCAACCTCTCCACGGACCCGGCGGTCCTGGAGATCCTCGACGAGGTCATCGTCGTCGACCAGGGCACCCAGCAGGTCGAGGACAACGCCGACTTCGCGCGCGCCGCGAAGGCGCTGGGCTCCAAGCTGCGCGTCATCAAGCAGGCCAACCTCGGCGGCTCCGGCGGCTTCTCGCGGGCGATGAACGAGGGCGTCGAGCGCGGTACCTCCGACTACGTCCTGCTGCTCGACGACGACGTCGTCTGCGAGCTCGAGGGCATCCTGCGCGCCGTGGCCTTCGCCGACCTGAACAAGACCCCGACGATCGTCGGCGGCCAGATGTTCAGCCTCTACGACCGCTCGGTGATGCACGCCTACGGCGAGACCCTCGCGGCCTGGAAGTGGTTCTGGGGCCCGGCGCCGTCGACGGTGCACGGCCACAACTTCGCCCAGCGCTCGCTGCGCTCCACCTCGTGGCTGCACCGCCGCGTCGACGTGGACTTCAACGGCTGGTGGATGTGCCTGATCCCGACCTCGGTGATCAAGGAGATCGGCCTGTCGATGCCGATGTTCATCAAGTGGGACGACGCCGAGTTCGGCGTCCGCGCCCGCGCCGCCGGGTTCCCGACCGTCACCATGCCCGGTGTCGCGGTCTGGCACGTGCCGTGGACCGAGAAGGACGACACCCTCGACTGGCAGGCCTACTTCCACGAGCGCAACCGCCTCGTCTCCGGCCTGCTGCACTCGCCGTACGACCGCGGCGGCCGCCTGGTCATGGAGAGCTTCGAGAACCACGCCAAGCGCATGGTCTCGATGCAGTACGGCACCGGTGAGACCATCCTGCTCGCGCTCGAGGACGTGCTCGCGGGCCCGGAGCGGATGCACCGCGACATGACCTACCGGGTCAAGGAGATCCGCGAGATCCGCGCCCGCTACGGCGACGGTGTCGCCAAGCCGGGCCTGGACGATTTCCCTGCCCCGCGCCGCAAGAAGCCCCCGCGGCGCGGCCGCGCGGTCGTCTCGCCGACCACGACCGTCGGCAAGGTGAAGACCGCTGCGGTGGGCCTGCTGCGCCAGGTCCGTCCGGTGCGCGAGCTCGCCCACGAGCACCCGGAGACGATCATCCCGCACGTGGACCAGCGCTGGTGGCGCCTGGCCCAGCTCGACTCCGCGATCGTGTCGTCGGCCGACGGCATGACCGCCGCCTGGTACCGCCGTCAGCCGGCCGAGTTCCGCAGCCAGATGGTGCGGTCGGCCAAGCTGCACGCCCGGCTGCGCCAGGAGTGGCCCGCCCTCGCGGAGCGCTACCGCGAGGCACTGCCCGAGCTGACCTCCCCGGAGACCTGGAAACAGACCTTCGAGGGCCTCGAGGACACCTACCGCGACTGA
- a CDS encoding iron-containing alcohol dehydrogenase family protein, producing the protein MPLLARMLASPLFVEVRRGAVDNLATLLEERRISNGGRVLVAVGASQGEAIWARIAEGLPNATVFTVPDASLASAGLLQEALGAHGYDAVVGIGGGRTLDVAKYAATRAAVPMVAVATNLAHDGICSPVASLEHPHGKGSYGVAMPLGVVVDLDYVRAAPPRLVRAGIGDALSNLSAIADWELAAAERGEHIDGLAVAFARSAAEALLHHPDGIESDEFLGVLAEALVLSGMAMSVAGTSRPCSGACHEILHAVDELFPGTADHGELAGIGALFATYLRGDEVLLERLATTLTRHGLPRTPAEVGLSAEQFARAVEHAPRTRPDRYTILEHLALEPAPLRAAVEAYAARLA; encoded by the coding sequence GTGCCGCTACTAGCCCGGATGCTCGCCAGCCCGCTGTTCGTGGAGGTGCGCCGCGGCGCGGTCGACAACCTCGCGACGCTGCTGGAGGAGCGCCGGATCTCCAACGGTGGCCGGGTGCTGGTGGCCGTGGGCGCCTCTCAGGGCGAGGCGATCTGGGCCCGGATCGCCGAAGGGCTGCCGAACGCCACGGTGTTCACCGTCCCCGACGCCAGCCTGGCCTCGGCCGGGCTGCTGCAGGAGGCGCTCGGCGCCCACGGCTACGACGCCGTGGTCGGCATCGGCGGGGGGCGCACCCTCGACGTGGCCAAGTACGCCGCGACCCGCGCCGCGGTGCCGATGGTCGCGGTCGCGACCAATCTGGCCCACGACGGGATCTGCTCGCCGGTGGCCTCCTTGGAGCACCCCCACGGCAAGGGCTCCTACGGCGTCGCAATGCCGCTGGGCGTGGTGGTCGACCTCGACTACGTGCGCGCCGCGCCGCCGCGGCTGGTCCGCGCCGGGATCGGCGACGCGCTGAGCAACCTCTCCGCGATCGCGGACTGGGAGCTGGCCGCCGCCGAGCGCGGCGAGCACATCGACGGCCTCGCCGTCGCCTTCGCCCGCTCGGCCGCCGAGGCGCTGCTGCACCACCCCGACGGCATCGAGAGCGACGAGTTCCTCGGCGTGCTCGCCGAGGCGCTGGTGCTCTCCGGCATGGCGATGTCGGTCGCCGGCACCTCGCGTCCGTGCAGCGGGGCGTGCCACGAGATCCTCCACGCCGTCGACGAGCTCTTCCCCGGCACCGCCGACCACGGCGAGCTCGCCGGGATCGGCGCGCTGTTCGCGACCTACCTGCGCGGCGACGAGGTGCTCCTCGAGCGCCTCGCGACCACCCTGACCCGCCACGGACTGCCCCGCACGCCCGCCGAGGTGGGGCTGAGCGCCGAGCAGTTCGCCCGCGCCGTCGAGCACGCCCCGCGCACCCGCCCCGACCGCTACACGATCCTCGAGCACCTCGCGCTCGAGCCCGCGCCGCTGCGCGCCGCCGTCGAGGCGTACGCCGCGCGCCTCGCCTGA